The proteins below come from a single Rhodanobacter sp. LX-99 genomic window:
- the rng gene encoding ribonuclease G yields the protein MSEEILINVTPRETRVGVVENGMLQEVHVERASRRGYVGNIYKGRVQRVMPGMQAVFVEIGLERAAFLHASDIVRPLPPEGGESNGNGNGHVPSISELVHEGQEIVVQVVKDPISTKGARLSAHLSIPSRYLVLLPYARTLGISARIEDEAERQRLRDVLTPLIGDTPLGYIVRTNAEGQSAESLAFDVAYLTKVWRVVQENIAKARVGERVYEELSLPLRSLRDMLNEDIEKVRVDSRATFEKVVKFVHKFMPNLDDRIEHYDGERPIFDLYGAEDEMQRALKKEVPLKSGGYLIVDQTEAMTTIDVNTGAYLGTRNLEETVYRTNLEAAQAAARQLRLRNLGGIIIIDFIDMSDEEHKRQVLRMLGKGLARDHAKTTVYPMSALGLVEMTRKRTTESLARQLCEPCPTCNGRGVLKTAETVTYEIFREITRAVRQFNAQKLLVMANPAVVNRILEEESSAVAELEEFISKSIRFQAEEHYSQEQFDVVLL from the coding sequence GTGAGCGAAGAAATCCTGATCAACGTGACCCCGCGCGAGACGCGGGTCGGGGTGGTCGAGAACGGCATGCTGCAGGAGGTGCACGTCGAGCGGGCGTCCCGGCGCGGCTATGTCGGGAATATCTACAAGGGCCGCGTGCAGCGGGTGATGCCGGGCATGCAGGCGGTGTTCGTGGAGATCGGGCTGGAGCGTGCGGCGTTCCTGCACGCTTCGGACATCGTGCGCCCGCTGCCGCCCGAAGGCGGCGAATCGAACGGCAACGGCAATGGCCACGTGCCCTCGATCAGCGAACTGGTGCACGAAGGCCAGGAGATCGTGGTGCAGGTGGTGAAGGACCCGATCAGCACCAAGGGCGCGCGGCTGTCGGCGCACCTGTCGATTCCCTCGCGCTACCTGGTGCTGCTGCCGTATGCCCGGACCCTGGGCATTTCCGCGCGGATCGAGGACGAGGCCGAACGCCAGCGGCTGCGCGACGTGCTGACTCCGCTGATCGGCGACACCCCACTCGGCTACATCGTGCGCACCAATGCCGAGGGCCAGAGCGCCGAGTCGCTGGCGTTCGACGTGGCCTACCTGACCAAGGTGTGGCGGGTGGTGCAGGAGAACATCGCCAAGGCCAGGGTCGGCGAGCGCGTGTACGAGGAATTGTCGCTGCCGCTGCGCAGCCTGCGCGACATGCTCAACGAGGACATCGAGAAGGTGCGGGTGGATTCGCGCGCCACGTTCGAGAAGGTGGTCAAGTTCGTGCACAAGTTCATGCCGAACCTGGACGACCGCATCGAGCACTACGACGGCGAGCGGCCGATCTTCGACCTGTACGGCGCCGAGGACGAGATGCAGCGCGCGCTGAAGAAGGAAGTGCCGCTGAAGTCCGGCGGCTACCTGATCGTCGACCAGACCGAGGCGATGACCACGATCGACGTCAACACCGGCGCCTACCTGGGCACGCGCAACCTGGAAGAAACGGTCTACCGCACCAACCTGGAGGCGGCGCAGGCGGCGGCGCGCCAGCTGCGCCTGCGCAACCTGGGCGGCATCATCATCATCGACTTCATCGACATGAGCGATGAGGAACACAAGCGCCAGGTGCTGCGCATGCTCGGCAAGGGGCTGGCGCGCGACCACGCCAAGACCACGGTGTACCCGATGTCGGCGCTGGGCCTGGTCGAGATGACCCGCAAGCGCACCACCGAAAGCCTGGCCCGCCAGCTGTGCGAGCCGTGCCCCACCTGCAACGGCCGCGGCGTGCTGAAGACCGCCGAAACGGTGACCTACGAGATCTTCCGCGAGATCACCCGCGCGGTGCGCCAGTTCAACGCGCAGAAGCTGCTGGTGATGGCGAACCCGGCCGTGGTCAACCGGATCCTGGAAGAAGAATCCAGCGCCGTCGCCGAACTGGAAGAGTTCATCTCCAAAAGCATACGCTTCCAGGCTGAAGAGCATTATTCGCAGGAACAGTTTGATGTCGTCTTGCTGTAA
- a CDS encoding ATP-binding protein, with the protein MTMPTPTPTLLAWSGGKDCLLALQRLLADPQWQVAALLTTVNRNYQRVAMHGTPREVLQAQAAALGLPLLEVMLDWPGSNEAYEAAHAQALAEARMRWPGIRHCAFGDLFLEDVRDYRVRQLGRENWRAVFPLWGQDTAALARRFVGEGHRAVLCCVDTQQLDADFCGRDYDAALLDALPAGVDPCGERGEFHTLSYAGPLFRRPLKLRRGESVLRDGRFQFTDFLLDEHAAAD; encoded by the coding sequence ATGACGATGCCCACGCCGACGCCGACCCTGCTGGCCTGGAGCGGCGGCAAGGACTGCCTGCTGGCCCTGCAGCGGCTGCTGGCCGACCCGCAATGGCAGGTGGCCGCCTTGCTCACCACGGTCAACCGCAACTACCAGCGCGTGGCCATGCACGGCACGCCGCGCGAGGTGCTGCAGGCGCAGGCCGCCGCGCTGGGCCTGCCGCTGCTGGAGGTGATGCTGGACTGGCCCGGCAGCAACGAAGCCTACGAGGCGGCCCACGCGCAGGCGCTGGCCGAGGCGCGGATGCGCTGGCCGGGGATCCGCCACTGCGCGTTCGGCGACCTGTTCCTGGAAGACGTGCGCGACTACCGCGTACGCCAGCTCGGCCGCGAAAACTGGCGCGCGGTGTTCCCGCTGTGGGGCCAGGACACCGCCGCGCTGGCGCGCCGCTTCGTCGGCGAAGGCCACCGCGCGGTGCTGTGCTGCGTGGATACCCAGCAGCTCGACGCGGACTTTTGCGGCCGCGATTACGACGCCGCCCTGCTCGACGCGCTGCCGGCCGGCGTCGACCCCTGCGGCGAACGCGGCGAATTCCACACGCTGAGCTACGCCGGGCCGCTGTTCCGCAGGCCGCTCAAGCTGCGCCGCGGCGAATCGGTGCTGCGCGACGGGCGTTTCCAGTTCACCGATTTCCTGCTGGACGAGCATGCCGCGGCGGACTGA
- a CDS encoding mismatch-specific DNA-glycosylase, whose protein sequence is MPRRTERHILPDLLQPGLALVFCGTAAGRRSAAERAYYAHPGNLFWRALFEAGLTPRLLMPAEFPLLPRYGIGLTDLAKRHSGNDDELPRDAFDAPALLAKIERHAPRLLAFTSKNAARAALGHATGYGLLDETIGGTRLFVLPSPSGQARGHWDLAPWLALSKLYRTVHAAP, encoded by the coding sequence ATGCCGCGGCGGACTGAACGTCACATCCTGCCCGACCTGCTGCAGCCCGGGCTGGCGCTGGTGTTCTGCGGCACCGCCGCGGGCAGGCGCTCGGCCGCCGAACGCGCCTACTACGCCCACCCCGGCAACCTGTTCTGGCGCGCGCTGTTCGAGGCCGGCCTGACCCCGCGCCTGCTGATGCCGGCGGAGTTCCCGCTGCTGCCCCGCTACGGCATCGGCCTCACCGACCTGGCCAAGCGCCACTCGGGCAACGACGACGAGCTGCCGCGCGACGCCTTCGACGCACCCGCGCTGCTCGCCAAGATCGAACGCCACGCCCCGCGCCTGCTCGCCTTCACCAGCAAGAACGCGGCGCGCGCCGCACTCGGCCACGCGACCGGCTACGGGCTGCTGGACGAAACCATCGGCGGCACGCGGCTGTTCGTGCTGCCGTCGCCGTCCGGCCAGGCACGCGGACACTGGGACCTGGCGCCATGGCTGGCGTTGAGCAAGCTGTACCGCACCGTCCACGCCGCTCCGTAG
- a CDS encoding c-type cytochrome, with product MKWLRWLLPLIALLVVLALGWVLFGGSGSRPTPPAASKVAATTLRDPALIAKGEYLTMVGDCAGCHTAQGGARYAGGRSLATPFGDIPVPNITPDRETGLGDWSFEDFWQALHSGKGRHGELLYPAFSYTSYTKVNHDDALAIFAYLRSLAPVHQPAVAPALAFPYSVRNSLKAWRTLYFREGEFKPDPAQSAEWNRGAYLVQGLGHCNECHAARDSLGGTPQDVHLTGGQIPMQNWYAPDLSTRKNGGLEGWGAQDIVDLLKTGQSARGSAFGPMAAVVSDSTQHMSDADLRAIATYLQSLPPRGQPAPPTTPFDARTLAEQGAKVYAKHCAECHGKRGEGVAGVYPPLDGNSSVTEPTGINATRMVLLGGFAPVTAANQRPYSMPPFAQQLSDGEVAAVVTYIRRTWSNQASIVRAEAVSKYRHTPVE from the coding sequence ATGAAGTGGCTGCGTTGGCTGTTGCCGCTGATCGCGCTGCTGGTGGTGCTGGCGCTGGGCTGGGTGTTGTTCGGCGGCAGTGGCAGCCGCCCGACCCCGCCGGCCGCGAGCAAGGTCGCGGCGACCACCTTGCGCGATCCGGCACTGATCGCGAAGGGCGAATACCTGACCATGGTCGGCGACTGCGCCGGCTGCCATACCGCGCAAGGCGGTGCGCGCTACGCCGGCGGGCGTTCGCTGGCCACGCCGTTCGGCGATATCCCGGTACCCAACATCACGCCCGATCGCGAGACCGGCCTAGGCGACTGGAGCTTCGAGGACTTCTGGCAGGCTTTGCACAGCGGCAAGGGCCGTCATGGCGAACTGCTGTATCCGGCGTTCTCGTACACCTCGTACACCAAGGTGAACCACGACGATGCACTGGCGATCTTCGCCTACCTGCGGTCGCTGGCGCCGGTGCACCAGCCGGCCGTCGCGCCGGCGCTGGCGTTTCCCTACAGCGTGCGCAACAGCCTGAAGGCCTGGCGCACGCTGTACTTCCGCGAAGGCGAATTCAAACCGGATCCGGCGCAGTCGGCCGAGTGGAACCGCGGCGCCTACCTGGTGCAGGGCCTGGGCCACTGCAACGAATGCCATGCCGCGCGCGACTCGCTCGGCGGCACGCCGCAGGACGTGCACCTCACCGGCGGCCAGATCCCGATGCAGAACTGGTACGCACCCGACCTGAGCACCCGCAAGAACGGTGGCCTGGAAGGCTGGGGCGCGCAGGACATCGTCGACCTGCTGAAGACCGGCCAGTCCGCCAGGGGCTCGGCGTTTGGCCCGATGGCCGCGGTGGTGTCGGACAGCACCCAGCACATGAGCGACGCCGACCTGCGCGCGATCGCCACCTACCTGCAGTCGCTGCCGCCGCGGGGGCAGCCGGCACCGCCGACGACGCCATTCGACGCCAGGACGCTGGCCGAGCAGGGCGCGAAGGTCTACGCGAAACACTGCGCCGAATGCCATGGCAAGCGCGGCGAGGGCGTGGCCGGAGTCTATCCGCCGCTGGACGGCAATTCCTCGGTAACCGAACCGACCGGCATCAACGCGACCCGCATGGTCCTGCTCGGCGGCTTCGCGCCGGTCACCGCGGCCAACCAGCGACCGTACTCGATGCCGCCGTTCGCCCAGCAGCTGAGCGACGGCGAAGTGGCGGCGGTGGTCACCTACATTCGCCGCACATGGTCGAACCAGGCCTCGATCGTGCGCGCCGAAGCTGTCAGCAAGTACCGGCACACGCCGGTCGAGTGA
- a CDS encoding c-type cytochrome, with translation MNTNASLCHAKPFGVAILFAVALLCGTASHAADTPTTAPAVPDTLQQRIAACTACHGVHGEGTPGSGYFPRLAGKPAAYLARQMQDFQNGLRKYAPMEYTVRQLPPAYMREIAEYFAAQRVPYGRSPLPPVSAATLQRGEQLVSKGDPARKIPACASCHGSQLTGVEPSTPGLVGLPYDYISAQLGSWRTHTRATVAPDCMATVANRLSESDITAVAAALASRELPADTHAQPAGSVTPPLACGVLGATGDPS, from the coding sequence ATGAATACGAACGCCAGCCTGTGTCATGCCAAGCCGTTCGGTGTCGCCATCCTGTTCGCGGTCGCCCTGTTGTGCGGCACCGCCAGCCATGCCGCCGATACTCCGACGACCGCCCCCGCGGTTCCCGACACCTTGCAGCAGCGCATCGCCGCCTGCACCGCCTGCCATGGCGTGCATGGCGAGGGCACGCCCGGCAGCGGCTATTTCCCGCGCCTCGCGGGCAAGCCCGCGGCCTACCTGGCGCGCCAGATGCAGGATTTCCAGAACGGCCTGCGCAAGTACGCGCCGATGGAATACACCGTGCGCCAGCTGCCGCCCGCATACATGCGCGAGATCGCCGAATACTTCGCCGCGCAGCGGGTGCCGTACGGCCGTTCGCCGTTGCCGCCGGTGTCCGCCGCGACGCTGCAGCGCGGCGAGCAACTGGTCAGCAAGGGCGACCCGGCGCGCAAGATTCCGGCCTGCGCCAGCTGTCACGGCAGCCAGCTGACCGGGGTGGAGCCGTCCACGCCGGGGCTGGTCGGCCTGCCGTATGACTACATCAGCGCGCAACTGGGCTCCTGGCGCACGCATACCCGCGCCACGGTGGCGCCCGACTGCATGGCGACGGTGGCGAACCGGCTGAGCGAGTCGGACATCACCGCGGTGGCGGCGGCGCTGGCCAGCCGCGAGTTGCCGGCCGACACGCACGCGCAACCGGCCGGCTCGGTGACGCCGCCGTTGGCCTGTGGCGTGCTGGGCGCGACGGGAGACCCGTCATGA
- a CDS encoding amidase — MNRSAVHLAALVTALLAGPALAAEVAPPSVAYASIDQLQQRMDAGTLDSRQLARQLLERIQQVDRSGPTLRAVIETNPDALQLAGTLDDARGSAKARGPLYGIPVLLKDNIDTGDRMLTTAGSLALADAPAPRDAGLVERLRKAGALILGKTNLSEWANFRSNHASSGWSGRGGQTKNPYVLDRNPCGSSAGSGAAVAAGLATVAIGSETDGSIICPAAMNGIVGIKPTLGLVSRAGIVPISHSQDTAGPMARSVADAAALLSVIAGSDPRDPATAEADRHATDYTKFLDPNGLKGKRIGVVRQLAGAEPNADRVLEQSIALMKAQGAIIVDPVTLPHLAELGKPEITVLLYDFKHDINAYLAGRSGLKVKTLADLIAFNQAHAGEEMPWFGQELFEQAEKKGPLSDKAYTEALAQAKRLSGPQGIDAALKAQHLDALLAPSWGPAFMTDPVLGDHIVSGDPTVGGASQPAAVAGYPSITVPAGWAHGLPVGIVLFGARWSEPALISIAYGFEQHARAWQPPQFLDTVGGKPVTTVH; from the coding sequence GTGAACCGTTCAGCCGTCCATCTCGCCGCGCTCGTCACTGCCTTGCTTGCCGGCCCCGCGCTGGCTGCCGAGGTCGCGCCGCCAAGCGTCGCCTACGCGTCCATCGACCAGCTGCAGCAGCGCATGGATGCCGGCACGCTGGACAGCCGCCAGCTGGCGCGGCAGTTGCTCGAGCGCATCCAGCAGGTGGACCGTTCCGGCCCGACCCTGCGCGCGGTGATCGAGACGAACCCCGACGCGCTGCAACTGGCCGGCACGCTCGACGACGCACGCGGCAGCGCCAAGGCGCGTGGCCCGCTGTACGGCATCCCGGTACTGCTGAAGGACAACATCGACACCGGCGACCGCATGCTCACCACCGCCGGCTCGCTGGCGCTGGCCGATGCGCCGGCGCCGCGCGATGCGGGCCTGGTCGAGCGGCTGCGCAAGGCCGGTGCGCTGATCCTGGGCAAGACCAACCTCAGCGAATGGGCCAACTTCCGCTCCAACCACGCCAGCAGCGGCTGGAGCGGACGTGGCGGGCAGACGAAGAACCCCTACGTGCTCGACCGCAACCCGTGCGGTTCCAGCGCCGGCTCCGGCGCCGCCGTGGCGGCCGGCCTGGCCACGGTGGCGATCGGCAGCGAGACCGACGGATCGATCATCTGCCCCGCCGCGATGAACGGCATCGTCGGCATCAAGCCCACCCTTGGCCTGGTCAGCCGCGCCGGTATCGTGCCGATCAGCCACAGCCAGGACACCGCCGGCCCGATGGCGCGCAGCGTGGCCGACGCTGCCGCCCTGCTCAGCGTGATCGCCGGCAGCGACCCGCGCGACCCGGCCACCGCCGAAGCGGACAGGCACGCCACCGACTACACGAAGTTCCTCGACCCGAACGGACTGAAGGGCAAGCGCATCGGCGTGGTGCGCCAGCTCGCCGGCGCCGAACCGAATGCCGACCGCGTGCTCGAGCAGTCGATCGCGCTGATGAAGGCGCAAGGCGCGATCATCGTCGACCCGGTCACCCTGCCGCACCTGGCCGAGCTCGGCAAGCCGGAGATCACCGTGCTGCTGTACGACTTCAAGCACGACATCAATGCCTACCTGGCCGGCCGCAGCGGCCTCAAGGTGAAGACGCTGGCCGACCTGATCGCGTTCAATCAGGCGCATGCCGGCGAAGAGATGCCCTGGTTCGGCCAGGAACTGTTCGAGCAGGCCGAGAAGAAGGGGCCGCTCAGCGACAAGGCGTACACGGAAGCGCTGGCACAGGCGAAGCGGCTGTCCGGTCCGCAGGGCATCGACGCGGCCTTGAAGGCGCAGCACCTTGACGCCTTGCTGGCGCCGTCATGGGGACCGGCCTTCATGACCGATCCGGTGCTGGGCGACCATATCGTCAGCGGCGACCCCACCGTCGGCGGCGCCTCGCAGCCGGCGGCCGTGGCCGGCTATCCCTCGATCACCGTGCCGGCCGGCTGGGCGCACGGCCTGCCGGTCGGCATCGTGCTGTTCGGCGCGAGGTGGAGCGAGCCGGCGCTGATCTCGATCGCCTACGGTTTCGAGCAACACGCCAGGGCATGGCAGCCGCCGCAGTTTCTCGACACAGTCGGCGGCAAGCCGGTAACAACCGTTCACTGA
- a CDS encoding 3-deoxy-7-phosphoheptulonate synthase class II, giving the protein MNPAAPNVFTPRDWTPSSWQQRVALQQPHYDDMGELARAGVHLAQLPPLVTSWEVLALKQALAEAQEGGRFLLQGGDCAESFADCTSPVISNRLKVLLQMSLVLVHGLKKPVLRVGRFAGQYAKPRSTDTETRDGVTLPSFRGDVVNSPAFTAEARRPDPQRLIQAHAHSALTMNFVRALIDGGFADLHHPEYWDLAWVEHSPLAAEYRQMVAAIGDSLRFMETLAGPIAGFSKVDFFTSHEALLLHYEQALTRQVPRHPGWFNLSTHFPWIGMRTAALDGAHVEYFRGIRNPVAVKVGPSVTPGQLLPLIDALNPDDEPGRLTLIHRMGNAKIAAALPPLLDAVKREGRRVLWVADPMHGNTESTSNGHKTRRFDNIRGELEQAFDIHAAAGTRLGGVHLELTGEDVTECMGGARDLSEADLDRAYKSMVDPRLNYEQSLELAMLIVRKSVGGQG; this is encoded by the coding sequence ATGAATCCTGCTGCGCCGAACGTGTTCACGCCCCGTGACTGGACCCCGAGTTCCTGGCAGCAGCGCGTGGCGCTGCAGCAGCCGCATTACGACGATATGGGCGAGCTGGCCCGGGCCGGCGTGCATCTCGCGCAGTTGCCGCCGCTGGTGACCTCGTGGGAGGTGCTGGCGCTGAAGCAGGCGCTGGCCGAGGCGCAGGAAGGCGGGCGATTCCTGCTGCAAGGCGGCGACTGCGCGGAAAGCTTCGCCGACTGCACCAGCCCGGTGATCTCCAACCGGCTGAAGGTGCTGCTGCAGATGAGCCTGGTGCTGGTGCACGGGCTGAAGAAGCCGGTGCTGCGGGTGGGCCGCTTTGCCGGGCAGTACGCGAAGCCACGTTCGACCGACACCGAGACCCGCGACGGCGTGACCCTGCCGAGCTTTCGTGGCGACGTGGTCAACAGCCCGGCGTTCACTGCCGAGGCACGTCGTCCCGACCCGCAACGGCTGATCCAGGCGCATGCGCATTCCGCGCTGACGATGAACTTCGTGCGCGCGCTGATCGACGGCGGCTTCGCCGACCTGCATCACCCGGAATACTGGGACCTGGCCTGGGTCGAGCATTCGCCGCTGGCTGCCGAGTACCGCCAGATGGTCGCGGCCATCGGTGATTCGCTGCGCTTCATGGAGACCCTGGCCGGCCCGATCGCCGGGTTCTCCAAGGTGGATTTCTTCACCTCGCACGAAGCGCTGCTGCTGCATTACGAGCAGGCGCTGACGCGCCAGGTGCCGCGCCATCCCGGCTGGTTCAACCTGTCCACCCACTTCCCGTGGATCGGCATGCGCACGGCGGCGCTGGACGGCGCCCACGTGGAATATTTCCGCGGCATCCGCAACCCGGTCGCGGTGAAAGTCGGTCCCTCGGTGACGCCCGGGCAACTGCTGCCGCTGATCGATGCGCTTAATCCGGATGACGAGCCGGGCCGGCTGACCCTGATCCATCGCATGGGCAATGCGAAGATCGCTGCCGCGCTGCCGCCGCTGCTGGACGCGGTGAAGCGCGAGGGCCGGCGCGTGCTGTGGGTGGCCGATCCGATGCACGGCAACACCGAGAGCACCTCAAACGGTCACAAGACCCGTCGCTTCGACAACATCCGCGGCGAGCTGGAACAGGCATTCGACATCCATGCCGCGGCCGGCACCCGGCTCGGCGGTGTGCATCTGGAACTCACCGGAGAGGATGTCACCGAATGCATGGGCGGCGCCCGCGACCTGTCCGAGGCCGACCTCGACCGTGCCTACAAGTCGATGGTCGATCCGCGCCTGAACTATGAACAGTCGCTGGAGCTGGCGATGCTGATCGTGCGCAAGTCGGTGGGCGGACAGGGCTGA
- a CDS encoding disulfide bond formation protein B, whose product MNPLHWSFRIGFLVGFLICAGLLGFALYAEYGLGMTPCPLCIFQRIAFLFMALFFLLGGLHAPRGNGRWVYAGLVLAGAVGGIVTAGRHLWLQSLPADQVPSCGPGLGYMLDAFPFSKMLKLVFTGSGECAKVEPILGLPMPAWTLLWFVALGVLAVLASRRRAASK is encoded by the coding sequence ATGAATCCACTCCACTGGTCGTTCCGCATCGGTTTTCTTGTCGGCTTCCTGATCTGCGCAGGTCTGCTCGGTTTCGCGCTGTATGCCGAATACGGACTGGGCATGACGCCTTGCCCGCTGTGCATCTTCCAGCGCATCGCGTTCCTGTTCATGGCGCTGTTCTTCCTGCTGGGCGGGCTGCACGCGCCGCGCGGCAACGGCCGCTGGGTTTATGCGGGGCTGGTGCTGGCGGGTGCCGTGGGCGGCATCGTTACCGCCGGCCGCCACCTCTGGCTGCAGAGCTTGCCGGCCGACCAGGTGCCTTCCTGTGGTCCCGGGCTGGGCTACATGCTGGATGCGTTTCCGTTCTCCAAGATGCTGAAGCTGGTATTCACCGGCTCCGGCGAGTGCGCCAAGGTCGAGCCGATCCTCGGCCTGCCGATGCCGGCCTGGACCCTGCTGTGGTTTGTCGCGCTGGGCGTGCTGGCGGTCTTGGCCTCGCGGCGCCGGGCCGCATCGAAGTGA
- the rplQ gene encoding 50S ribosomal protein L17 — MRHQKSGRKLNRTSSHREAMFRNMASSLVKHELIRTTLPKAKELRRVAEPLITLAKTDGVANRRLAFSRLRDKEAVGKLFVELGPRYKERPGGYLRILKCGFRDGDNAPMAYVELVGRPQVEAVDAE, encoded by the coding sequence ATGCGCCACCAAAAATCCGGACGCAAACTCAACCGCACCAGCAGCCATCGCGAAGCCATGTTTCGCAACATGGCCTCGTCGCTGGTGAAGCATGAGCTGATCCGCACCACCCTGCCCAAGGCGAAGGAACTTCGCCGCGTCGCCGAGCCGCTGATCACGCTGGCGAAGACCGACGGCGTGGCCAATCGCCGCCTCGCCTTCTCGCGCCTGCGCGACAAGGAAGCGGTCGGCAAGCTGTTCGTCGAGCTGGGCCCACGCTACAAGGAGCGTCCCGGCGGCTACCTGCGCATCCTGAAGTGCGGCTTCCGCGACGGCGACAATGCGCCGATGGCGTACGTCGAACTGGTCGGTCGCCCGCAGGTCGAAGCTGTCGACGCCGAGTAA
- the rpoA gene encoding DNA-directed RNA polymerase subunit alpha, with protein MAVSSTSVLRPRGLSVEQLGANRAKVVVEPLERGFGHTLGNALRRVLLSSIPGSAIVEVEIDGVLHEYTTLEGLQEDVIEVLLNLKDVAIRQHTGDEVTLTLSKKGKGVVTAGDIVVDHSVEIINPEHVICHLTKDIALNMRLKVRRGVGYQPASTRQHPDDEARPIGRLQLDASFAPVLRVAYEVDAARVEQRTNLDKLVLDIETNGTIGAEDAVRKAAEIINDQLSVFGDFSRRESATDKAEKSGFDPLLLRPIDDLELTVRSANCLKAESIYYIGDLVQKTEVELLKTPNLGKKSLTEIKDVLGGRGLALGMKLENWPPPGLSHGMQLG; from the coding sequence ATGGCAGTTTCGTCAACTAGCGTGCTGCGGCCTCGTGGCCTCAGCGTCGAACAGCTCGGAGCCAACCGCGCCAAGGTGGTGGTCGAGCCGCTCGAGCGTGGCTTCGGCCACACCCTGGGCAACGCGCTGCGCCGCGTGCTGCTCTCCTCGATTCCTGGCAGTGCCATCGTCGAGGTCGAAATCGATGGCGTGCTGCACGAATACACCACCCTGGAAGGCCTGCAGGAGGACGTCATCGAAGTCCTGCTCAACCTCAAGGACGTGGCGATTCGCCAGCATACGGGCGATGAAGTCACCCTGACCCTGTCCAAGAAGGGCAAGGGCGTGGTCACGGCCGGCGATATCGTCGTCGATCACTCGGTGGAGATCATCAACCCCGAGCACGTGATCTGTCACCTGACCAAGGACATCGCGCTCAACATGCGCCTGAAGGTGCGTCGCGGCGTCGGCTACCAGCCGGCCAGCACGCGCCAGCATCCGGATGACGAGGCACGTCCGATCGGCCGTCTGCAGCTGGACGCGTCGTTCGCGCCGGTGCTGCGCGTGGCCTACGAAGTGGACGCCGCTCGCGTCGAGCAGCGCACCAACCTCGACAAGCTGGTGCTGGACATCGAGACCAACGGCACGATCGGTGCTGAAGACGCGGTCCGCAAGGCCGCCGAGATCATCAACGACCAGCTGTCGGTGTTCGGTGACTTCTCGCGCCGCGAGAGCGCCACCGACAAGGCGGAGAAGAGCGGTTTCGACCCGCTGCTGCTGCGCCCGATCGACGATCTGGAGCTCACCGTGCGTTCGGCGAACTGCCTGAAGGCCGAGAGCATCTACTACATCGGCGACCTGGTGCAGAAGACCGAGGTCGAGCTGCTGAAGACCCCGAACCTGGGCAAGAAGTCGCTGACCGAAATCAAGGACGTGCTGGGCGGGCGTGGTCTCGCACTGGGCATGAAACTCGAGAACTGGCCGCCGCCGGGCCTGTCGCACGGCATGCAGCTGGGTTGA
- the rpsD gene encoding 30S ribosomal protein S4: MARYRGATCKLARREGADLSLKSPARALDSKCKLENKPGQHGANKRMRMSDYAVQLREKQKVKRIYGVLERQFSNYYTKASTLKGNTGENLLRLLESRLDNVVYRMGFAVTRAQARQLVAHKAILVNGKKVNIPSYQVRPGDAIALTERARSQLRVQEAATVFDTMDLRPVWVEVDAKKFEGTFKSVPDRGDLPSDINEALIIELYSK, from the coding sequence ATGGCCCGTTATCGTGGAGCTACCTGCAAACTCGCCCGCCGTGAGGGTGCAGATCTCAGCCTGAAGAGCCCGGCGCGCGCGCTGGATTCCAAGTGCAAGCTGGAAAACAAGCCCGGCCAGCATGGCGCGAACAAGCGCATGCGCATGTCCGACTATGCCGTGCAGCTGCGTGAAAAGCAGAAGGTCAAGCGCATCTACGGTGTGCTCGAGCGCCAGTTCAGCAACTACTACACCAAGGCGTCGACCCTCAAGGGCAACACCGGTGAGAACCTGCTGCGCTTGCTCGAAAGCCGCCTGGACAACGTCGTCTATCGCATGGGCTTTGCGGTGACCCGCGCCCAGGCCCGCCAGCTGGTTGCCCACAAGGCGATCCTGGTGAACGGCAAGAAGGTGAACATTCCTTCGTATCAGGTCCGTCCGGGCGACGCGATCGCGCTGACCGAGCGTGCCCGCAGCCAGCTACGCGTGCAGGAAGCGGCGACCGTGTTCGACACCATGGACCTGCGTCCGGTCTGGGTCGAAGTCGACGCCAAGAAATTCGAAGGTACGTTCAAGTCGGTGCCGGATCGCGGTGATCTGCCGTCCGACATCAATGAAGCATTGATCATCGAGCTTTACTCGAAGTAA
- the rpsK gene encoding 30S ribosomal protein S11: protein MAKPVKTKKKIKRVVTDAVAHVQASFNNTIVTITDRQGNALSWATAGGAGFRGSRKSTPFAAQVAAEKAGRAAGDYGVKTVEVRIKGPGPGRESAVRSLNALGYKVLNIIDVTPIPHNGCRPPKKRRV, encoded by the coding sequence ATGGCTAAGCCGGTCAAGACCAAGAAGAAGATCAAGCGCGTTGTCACGGATGCCGTGGCCCACGTGCAGGCCTCCTTCAACAACACCATCGTCACCATCACCGACCGCCAGGGCAATGCCTTGTCGTGGGCCACTGCCGGCGGCGCCGGTTTCCGTGGCTCGCGCAAGTCGACCCCGTTCGCCGCCCAGGTTGCCGCCGAAAAGGCTGGCCGCGCGGCAGGCGACTATGGCGTGAAGACGGTGGAAGTACGCATCAAGGGCCCCGGCCCGGGCCGCGAGTCGGCGGTGCGTTCGTTGAATGCGTTGGGCTACAAGGTGCTCAACATCATCGACGTCACGCCGATTCCGCATAACGGCTGCCGTCCTCCCAAGAAGCGTCGAGTCTAA